In the genome of Planctomycetota bacterium, the window GGCCTCGTAGCCGACGTCGCAGATGACCGGCATCATCATCATCTTGTCGCCGCCGAGGGCGGCCAGGCGCTGGCGCTCCTGGATCGAGTAGGCGTACTCGATGCCATAGCCGAGGGCGCCCGAGGTCTGGAACATCACGATGCGGTCGGCCGGCAGTTCCATCTCGGTGACGAGCGTGTTCACCTGCTTGGCGATGTTGATGTCGAGAGGCGCGAGGTTGATGAGGTTGTGGCCGTCGGCGATGCAGGAGGCCACGAGGCGCTTGTAGTTGTCCTGCTTGGCGCACCCGATGAGGATGCGCTCGCCCTTGGTGGCACCGCTGATCTTGGGCAGCACCTCGTTGTCCTTGGCGTCAATGCCGCAGCCCCAGACGATGAGGGGCACGCCCACGGCGCCGAGCACGGCTCGCACGGCCGCCACGGCCTCGTCGGCCGAGCGGTTCGCGCCGTCGGGGTCAATGCCGTCGAGCTTCACGCAGATGAGGTCGGCGCCGAACTCCTCGACACACTTTTTCGCCCAGGCGGCGGGGTTGCCCAGCACGTCGCCGTAGGGTGCCTTGAGCGTGTCGGGCCAGCCCTCGGGGGCCACGTCCAGCACGTCCATGGCGATGAGCACCTTGTGCCCCACGGCGCCGTCGCTGTCCATGAAGGGCAGGGTCTTGGCCCCGCCGATCTGGTGGACGACGGTGCGGGTGCCGCCCTGGTCGCGGGTGGCGCCCAGGGTGACCACGTTGACGCCGGCAGGGTAACTGTCCTTCAGTGCGGGAAGCGGCATTCCGTCTCCTCCTTGCAAGAGTGCATGTTTCCTGGGCTAACCCCTCTTCACGCTGGTTCGGCCGGGGACTTCCTGGCCGAGGATACGGCACACGCTGGCGAACATGGGGCTGTCGGCGGGCAGTTCGCGGAGCGAGCGGCCGGCCGCGGCGGCCTCGGCGATCCCCGCGTCCACAGGGATTTCGCCGGCGATGGGCAGCCGCGCCGCGGCGATCCGCTCGCGGATGGCCTCGGGCACGCCGGCCGGCGGCACGCGGTTGAGCACGACGGCCTTCTTCTTGACCGTGATGTGCAGCTTGCGTGCCAGCGCGGCGATGCGCTGGACGGTGTCGGCGCCCACCACGGTGGGCTCGGTGACGATGAGCATCAGGTCCACCGCGCCGTCGGTGCGGCGCGAGAGGTGCTCCATGCCGGCCTCGTTGTCAATGACCACGTAGGGGTAGTCGTCGGCCACGCGCTCGAGGTAGCGGCGGAGCAGGCTGTTGACGAAGCAGTAGCAGCCGGGCCCCTCGGGGCGGCCCATCGTCAAGAGGTCGAAGCCCTTGTGCTCCGAGATGCACTGCTGAATCTTGAACTCGACGAACTGGTCCTTCGACATGCCGCTGGGGATGGCGTCCTTCTTCTCGAGCGTCTCCTCGCGGATGTCGGCGACCGAGGCGTCCACTTCGACGCCCAGCATCGCGCCCAGCGTGGCGTTGGGGTCGGCGTCCACGGCCAGCACGGGGCGCTGGCGCTGCTCGCTGAGGCAGCGCACGGCGAGCGCAGCGAACGTGCTCTTGCCCACTCCCCCTTTGCCGCAGATGGCGATTCGACAGGCCACGGCTGAACGTCCTACTTCGCTGCGCTGACCGGGTCGTTGCGCGGCACGGCGACGGAGGGGAACTTCTCGACGTCTGTGTGCGGGATGAAGTTGGCCGAGACGAACTCGTCCATGTACTTCGGATTGGTCATCAGGTCCACGTAGGTCATCATGCGGGCGACGCGCTCGATGCGCGCGAGGGCCTCCTCGGAGAGGAGCGCGGCGCGCGCGCCGGCCACTGCGGTGTTGCCCACGAAGTGGATACGCTCGGGCGGCACGTCGGGCAGCATGCCCAGGGTGATGGCGTTGCGGATGTCGAGGTAGTTGCCGAAACCGCCGGCGAGGTAGATGTGGCGGATGTCGCCCATCTCCACGTTCACAGACTTCACGAGGGTGGAGATGGCCGCATAGATGGCGGCCTTGGAGCGAATGAGGTTGCTCACGTCGGCCTGGGTGATCACGATGTCGTCGTCCACCGCCGTCTGGCCTTTGGGGACGACGATGAACTTCAGGCTGCCGTCGTCCTGCACGAGCTGGCGCGCATTG includes:
- a CDS encoding acetyl-CoA decarbonylase/synthase complex subunit delta; translated protein: MPLPALKDSYPAGVNVVTLGATRDQGGTRTVVHQIGGAKTLPFMDSDGAVGHKVLIAMDVLDVAPEGWPDTLKAPYGDVLGNPAAWAKKCVEEFGADLICVKLDGIDPDGANRSADEAVAAVRAVLGAVGVPLIVWGCGIDAKDNEVLPKISGATKGERILIGCAKQDNYKRLVASCIADGHNLINLAPLDINIAKQVNTLVTEMELPADRIVMFQTSGALGYGIEYAYSIQERQRLAALGGDKMMMMPVICDVGYEAWRAKEARIPDAEAPEWGAQALRGPMWEAATAIALAQAGCDILRMRHPKAVAAVKKALKGLQG
- a CDS encoding AAA family ATPase, translated to MACRIAICGKGGVGKSTFAALAVRCLSEQRQRPVLAVDADPNATLGAMLGVEVDASVADIREETLEKKDAIPSGMSKDQFVEFKIQQCISEHKGFDLLTMGRPEGPGCYCFVNSLLRRYLERVADDYPYVVIDNEAGMEHLSRRTDGAVDLMLIVTEPTVVGADTVQRIAALARKLHITVKKKAVVLNRVPPAGVPEAIRERIAAARLPIAGEIPVDAGIAEAAAAGRSLRELPADSPMFASVCRILGQEVPGRTSVKRG